One stretch of Verrucomicrobiia bacterium DNA includes these proteins:
- a CDS encoding response regulator transcription factor, with protein MATNPPHPNRDPIKVALVDDDEGIRTSLAALIRREPAFRLVGDYANAETAVKEIPQHRPDVVLMDINLPGMNGVECVRQLKGALPQVQFLMLTVYEDSDSLFNSLKAGASGYLLKRTASERLLDAIRDVHDGGSPMSPQLARRVVMFFNQPATTESTMARLTAGEREFLDQLAKGYAYKEIADRMNISIDTVRSYVRTVYEKLHVHSRTEAVVKYLRG; from the coding sequence ATGGCCACCAATCCACCCCACCCCAACCGCGATCCCATCAAGGTGGCCCTCGTGGATGATGATGAAGGCATCCGCACCAGCCTCGCGGCGTTGATCCGCCGGGAACCCGCGTTTCGATTGGTGGGCGACTACGCGAACGCCGAAACCGCCGTGAAGGAAATCCCCCAACACCGGCCGGATGTGGTGTTGATGGACATCAATCTGCCGGGGATGAACGGCGTGGAATGCGTTCGCCAGCTCAAGGGCGCCCTGCCCCAGGTCCAGTTTCTCATGCTGACGGTTTATGAAGACAGCGATTCGTTGTTCAACTCGTTGAAGGCGGGCGCGAGCGGTTACCTGCTCAAGCGCACCGCCTCCGAACGCCTGCTCGATGCCATTCGCGACGTCCACGACGGCGGTTCGCCGATGTCGCCGCAACTGGCGCGGCGCGTCGTCATGTTTTTCAACCAGCCGGCCACAACGGAATCCACCATGGCCCGGCTGACCGCCGGCGAACGGGAGTTTCTGGATCAACTGGCCAAGGGTTACGCCTACAAGGAAATCGCCGACCGCATGAACATCAGCATCGACACGGTGCGGAGCTACGTGCGGACGGTTTACGAAAAGCTCCACGTCCACTCGCGCACCGAGGCGGTGGTCAAATACCTGCGCGGCTAG
- a CDS encoding prepilin-type N-terminal cleavage/methylation domain-containing protein: MHSAKQLRSAPRGGFTLIELLVVIAIIAILAAMLLPALGRAKAKAQGISCINNLKQLQLGWFMYSGDNDDKIVSTGGQQVLVTDPNDPAAQPGGTKANWVLGNVADTNPDLIRKGLLYPFLNKLEVYKCPADRKLGTSGQPTLRSMSMNAWMNPLNTEGLLDGVSYTIFRKQANLRKPSEIWVTIDENPETINDGWFLVRPQTPSQWRDIPASYHNNAGGLSFADGHAEIKRWTDSGVLHNPVVGMRKDGSSSDLTWLQERTTTPP; this comes from the coding sequence ATGCATTCTGCGAAACAACTCCGGTCCGCCCCGCGGGGCGGCTTTACCCTCATCGAACTCCTGGTGGTCATTGCCATCATCGCCATCCTGGCGGCCATGCTGCTGCCCGCCCTCGGCCGCGCCAAAGCCAAGGCGCAGGGCATCAGCTGCATCAACAACCTGAAACAACTCCAACTCGGCTGGTTCATGTATTCCGGCGACAACGATGACAAGATTGTTTCGACCGGCGGCCAGCAGGTGCTGGTGACAGACCCGAATGATCCCGCGGCCCAGCCGGGCGGCACCAAGGCCAACTGGGTGCTTGGCAACGTGGCCGACACCAATCCGGACCTGATTCGCAAGGGCCTGCTCTACCCGTTTCTGAACAAGCTGGAAGTTTACAAATGCCCCGCCGACCGCAAGCTCGGCACCAGCGGCCAGCCCACGCTCCGCAGCATGTCCATGAACGCCTGGATGAATCCGCTCAACACCGAAGGGCTGCTCGACGGAGTCAGCTACACCATCTTTCGCAAGCAAGCCAACCTCCGCAAACCATCGGAAATCTGGGTGACCATTGATGAAAATCCGGAAACGATCAACGACGGCTGGTTTCTGGTGCGACCGCAAACGCCGTCCCAATGGCGCGACATTCCCGCTTCCTATCACAACAACGCCGGCGGCCTTTCGTTCGCCGACGGTCACGCCGAAATCAAACGCTGGACCGACAGCGGCGTCCTCCACAATCCCGTGGTCGGCATGCGCAAGGACGGCAGTTCGTCCGACCTGACCTGGCTCCAGGAACGCACCACCACGCCGCCTTGA